The proteins below are encoded in one region of Syngnathus acus chromosome 2, fSynAcu1.2, whole genome shotgun sequence:
- the LOC119119507 gene encoding prostaglandin E synthase 3-like — MQPATAKWYDRRDSVFIEFCVEDSKDVHVRFNKTILDFSCASGTNNIKHQNTVELFGEIEPKDSKHRRTDRSVMCCLRKAETGKAWPRLTKDKTRCNCLSVDFNNWKDWEEDSEEDFNSFDKFSEMMNTMGSDDLPDLDCADDEHDTADSDNEQMPDLE; from the exons AT GCAGCCTGCAACAGCCAAATGGTACGACCGACGGGACTCTGTCTTTATAGAGTTCTGCGTGGAAGACAGTAAAGACGTGCATGTGCGTTTTAACAAGACTATACTTGATTTCAG CTGTGCCAGTGGAACAAATAACATCAAACATCAGAATACTGTGGAACTTTTTGGGGAGATTGAGCCAAAA GACTCTAAACACAGACGCACTGACCGGTCTGTGATGTGTTGTTTACGAAAAGCTGAGACGGGCAAGGCCTGGCCTCGACTGACCAAAGATAAGACAAGG TGCAATTGCCTCAGCGTGGACTTCAATAACTGGAAAGATTGGGAAGAAGACTCCGAAGAAGACTTCAACAGTTTTGACAAGTTCTCAGAG ATGATGAACACCATGGGAAGCGATGATCTACCTGACCTAGACTGTGCTGATGATGAG CACGATACTGCAGACAGCGACAACGAAC AAATGCCTGACCTTGAATAG
- the dtx3 gene encoding probable E3 ubiquitin-protein ligase DTX3 isoform X2 — MGSQVSSEEMSVRAGQGSDEVLVSQAVWDYLAAAGRPWLLDFQHKQGMTAGIVRRGERGGCCAVRLQPVSGARRAGVADAPVSSETRKAFIDLCRSARKEMSKQEGVPKRKRALLPCVGVLEPNGEGNLLQLPTQPQSRRSQRQQQQKFRKAAEEEAFSVLHEAAQRKDCGASSHGEADDNTSCSICMGDIVDKTTLEKCGHSFCRCCLDQAFKVKRACPVCRLVYGQLIGNQPANGTMIVERDPALQLPGHEGYGCICIIYSFPPGLQAFWLPRPHLPGACDRGAARERHHCRLK; from the exons ATGGGCTCACAAG TTTCATCTGAAGAGATGAGCGTGCGTGCCGGCCAGGGAAGTGATGAGGTGCTGGTGTCACAGGCTGTGTGGGACTACCTGGCCGCCGCTGGCAGGCCCTGGCTTCTCGACTTCCAGCACAAGCAGGGCATGACCGCTGGCATCGTCCGGCGAGGTGAGAGGGGGGGCTGCTGTGCGGTGAGGCTGCAGCCAGTGTCCGGTGCCAGGCGCGCTGGTGTGGCGGACGCTCCCGTTTCCAGCGAGACTCGCAAAGCCTTCATTGATCTGTGCCGCTCTGCCCGCAAGGAGATGAGCAAGCAGGAGGGCGTCCCCAAGAGGAAGAGGGCCCTGCTGCCCTGTGTGGGGGTCCTGGAGCCAAACGGGGAGGGGAACCTGCTTCAACTGCCAACCCAGCCCCAGTCCCGTCGCTCTCagagacagcagcagcagaagttCCGCAAGGCTGCAGAAGAAGAGGCCTTCTCCGTGCTCCACGAGGCAGCCCAACGTAAAGACTGTGGAGCATCGTCCCACGGCGAGGCGGATGACAATACATCTTGCTCCATCTGCATGGGGGACATTGTAGACAAGACTACCCTGGAGAAGTGTGGCCACTCCTTCTGCCGCTGTTGCCTGGATCAAGCTTTCAAGGTGAAGAGGGCCTGTCCTGTGTGTCGTCTCGTTTACGGCCAGCTGATCGGTAACCAGCCTGCCAATGGCACCATGATTGTCGAGCGGGATCCCGCCCTGCAGCTCCCAGGTCATGAAGGCTACGGGTGTATCTGCATCATTTACAGCTTCCCTCCTGGCTTACAGGCG